One window of Leptospira selangorensis genomic DNA carries:
- a CDS encoding type II toxin-antitoxin system RelE/ParE family toxin, with product KGLEHFFETGSKKGIQADHASKLARLLDRLDSSTSPKDMDLPAYRLHPLKGREQGRWSVWVNGNWRLTFEFEGENAILVDYEDYH from the coding sequence AAGGGCCTTGAACATTTTTTTGAAACAGGCAGTAAGAAAGGAATACAAGCAGATCACGCTAGTAAATTAGCAAGGCTTCTGGATAGATTAGATTCATCTACTTCTCCGAAAGATATGGATTTACCTGCTTATCGGTTACATCCACTTAAAGGTCGAGAGCAGGGTAGGTGGTCGGTCTGGGTGAATGGTAATTGGCGCCTTACTTTCGAATTTGAAGGAGAGAACGCTATATTAGTAGATTATGAGGACTATCACTAG
- a CDS encoding HigA family addiction module antitoxin — MHKRRPTHPGEILLEDIIKPLGLTITEAAKDLGVSRKTLSEIVNGKSPVTPEMAVRIGIATNTSAESWLNM, encoded by the coding sequence ATGCATAAAAGAAGACCTACACATCCAGGTGAAATTCTACTAGAAGATATAATCAAGCCATTAGGACTGACGATAACCGAAGCTGCAAAGGATTTAGGTGTATCTCGTAAAACTCTTTCAGAGATAGTTAATGGTAAGAGTCCTGTTACACCAGAAATGGCTGTAAGAATAGGCATCGCTACTAATACTTCTGCGGAGAGTTGGTTGAATATGCA